One genomic window of Cellulophaga sp. Hel_I_12 includes the following:
- a CDS encoding right-handed parallel beta-helix repeat-containing protein: MKTIKILSLLFIFLLFSEIKAQEFHVAKTGNDANEGIAISPFLTIQKAADMAQPGDIITVHAGIYREYINPPRGGTSDSKRIVYRAAKGEKVTIKGSEQIKTWELQSKGVWKVTLDNSFFGDFNPYADVIYGDWFFDLDRTHHTGAVYFNGHWLDEAAEKGKIFEPLSDAKLWFAEVNDTTTTIWAQFENVNPNNENVEINVRQSVFYPEKESINYITVKGFKLEQAATPWAPPTAEQIGLIGTHWSKGWIIENNEISYSICSGVTLGKYGDEFDNKSGDTAKGYIGTIERAVAYGWSKETVGSHIIRNNNIHHCEQVGIVGSLGAIFSEISGNEVHDIHVKRFFSGMEMGGIKIHAPVDMLISKNYVHHCWRGIWIDWMAQGTRITGNLLHDNNAAHDMFIEVNHGPMLIDNNILLSANSIRNLSGGTAFVHNLFLGIDVPETNHRETPYFKEHSIELAGTKLIIHGDDKYYNNIFMSYNNEPPWPERMGQKKEGNFFGLGAYDPDKFPIYAEGNVYVDQATAFKTEINRIESPNFKTAVKILGKPDGAYLEINMNKDWLQQRRHLVTTDMLGKAKIPDLPFVQADGSLYTLDKDYLGKKRNIKNPAPGPFSKIKDGIISFKVWDRE; encoded by the coding sequence ATGAAAACTATCAAAATTCTATCACTACTATTCATATTCTTGCTTTTTTCAGAGATAAAGGCACAAGAATTTCATGTTGCCAAAACTGGTAATGATGCAAATGAAGGGATTGCCATATCTCCCTTTCTTACTATTCAAAAAGCAGCAGATATGGCGCAACCTGGAGACATTATTACAGTTCATGCAGGGATATATCGGGAATATATAAATCCTCCTCGAGGCGGTACATCAGATTCAAAACGAATTGTTTACCGAGCAGCCAAAGGAGAAAAAGTGACCATTAAAGGCTCTGAACAGATTAAGACATGGGAGTTGCAAAGTAAGGGTGTTTGGAAAGTAACATTGGATAATTCATTTTTTGGCGATTTTAATCCATATGCCGATGTTATTTATGGCGATTGGTTTTTTGACCTAGATCGTACCCACCATACTGGAGCAGTTTATTTTAACGGCCATTGGCTTGACGAAGCTGCTGAAAAAGGAAAAATTTTTGAACCCCTTTCTGATGCTAAATTATGGTTTGCAGAAGTAAATGACACAACAACCACTATTTGGGCTCAATTTGAAAATGTTAATCCAAATAACGAAAATGTGGAAATCAACGTCCGTCAATCTGTTTTTTATCCTGAAAAGGAGAGCATTAATTACATTACTGTTAAAGGATTCAAATTAGAGCAGGCTGCAACACCTTGGGCACCACCTACCGCTGAACAAATAGGTTTGATTGGTACCCATTGGAGCAAAGGATGGATTATTGAAAATAATGAGATTTCTTATTCCATATGCTCTGGAGTTACCTTAGGTAAGTATGGTGATGAATTTGATAACAAATCTGGAGATACTGCAAAAGGCTACATCGGCACCATAGAACGTGCAGTTGCATATGGCTGGTCTAAAGAAACGGTTGGTAGTCACATCATTCGAAACAACAACATTCATCATTGTGAACAAGTTGGGATTGTCGGCTCGTTGGGTGCTATTTTTAGTGAGATTTCTGGAAATGAAGTGCATGATATTCATGTAAAACGATTTTTTTCAGGGATGGAAATGGGTGGTATTAAAATTCACGCCCCAGTTGATATGCTAATCAGTAAAAATTATGTACACCATTGCTGGCGAGGTATCTGGATAGATTGGATGGCACAGGGTACCCGCATAACTGGAAATCTATTGCACGACAATAATGCGGCCCACGATATGTTCATCGAAGTAAATCATGGGCCGATGTTGATTGATAATAATATCCTACTTTCAGCTAATTCCATTCGTAACCTTTCAGGAGGAACCGCTTTTGTGCATAATCTTTTTCTGGGTATTGATGTTCCTGAAACCAATCACAGGGAAACACCTTATTTTAAAGAGCATTCTATTGAATTGGCGGGGACTAAACTGATAATTCATGGCGATGACAAATATTATAATAACATTTTCATGAGCTATAATAACGAGCCACCGTGGCCGGAGAGAATGGGACAGAAAAAGGAAGGAAATTTCTTTGGACTTGGCGCCTATGATCCTGATAAGTTTCCAATTTACGCAGAGGGAAATGTTTACGTGGACCAAGCAACGGCTTTTAAGACAGAAATCAATAGGATAGAAAGTCCTAACTTCAAAACTGCTGTTAAAATTTTAGGAAAACCAGATGGTGCTTACCTTGAAATAAACATGAACAAAGATTGGCTTCAACAACGAAGGCACTTAGTTACTACAGATATGTTAGGTAAAGCTAAAATTCCTGACTTGCCTTTCGTTCAAGCTGATGGTTCTCTATATACCTTGGATAAAGACTACTTAGGAAAGAAAAGAAATATCAAAAATCCTGCGCCAGGACCGTTTTCAAAAATAAAAGATGGAATTATTAGCTTTAAAGTTTGGGATAGAGAATAA
- a CDS encoding sulfatase: MKHLELGIIYFIALLYSSCSTKLDKKNKGVDVTSRPNIILILADDFGIMDTQAYANHFMGVDTSKMYYETPHMDKLIAEGTAFSQAYANPLCSPTRASILTGKYASRLGFTTAMPLRPTYYNQNIAVPDGFYAHDVLEHKDDIKIEQAWINGTSNSAVPTGTVYDNGKDEISITEALKGYHSAFIGKWHIGGFGAHGYQPKDQGFEPLAWADAGGSTYFNWRKGWDNKSKAAFPKMPQEEWEFGNSGKETGETYLTNDLTQQALSYIEERSKIKDQPFFLYFSHFAVHSPYQGIEADIQYFENKATKGWNGHKDPVYAAMIKSMDNSVGAILKKLKDTGIEDNTLVIFMSDNGGIDSKITPKGDGTDNTPFLGGKATLNEGGIRVPLVFRWKSTIKSGQWVDVPVDCTDIYPSILAAAGMDSKVMIRTQDLDGQNLMFLLEDTKNEKKSYTKKEHYWHYPFNVIYNSPYDGYPLTPHSAIRDGDYKLIFDWYGRLYLYDIEKDPYEKTNLVEDIPALKNEMFAKLITWLEKNVEKRYWPTLNENYNPQKEVREIPFKSLIQ; this comes from the coding sequence ATGAAACACTTAGAACTTGGAATAATTTACTTTATTGCCTTACTTTATAGTAGCTGTTCAACTAAACTCGATAAAAAAAATAAAGGTGTTGATGTAACTTCACGTCCTAACATAATACTCATTTTAGCCGACGATTTTGGTATTATGGATACCCAGGCGTATGCCAATCATTTTATGGGAGTTGACACCTCCAAAATGTATTACGAAACACCACACATGGACAAACTCATAGCTGAAGGCACAGCTTTTTCACAAGCTTATGCCAACCCATTATGCTCACCAACAAGAGCGAGTATTTTGACGGGAAAATATGCTTCCCGATTAGGATTTACTACGGCAATGCCATTGCGACCAACCTACTATAATCAGAACATTGCAGTACCAGATGGCTTTTATGCCCATGATGTTTTGGAACATAAAGATGATATTAAAATTGAGCAAGCTTGGATCAATGGCACTTCAAATTCGGCCGTTCCAACAGGCACCGTCTATGATAACGGTAAAGATGAAATTTCTATTACTGAAGCACTAAAAGGTTATCACTCGGCATTTATTGGCAAATGGCATATTGGTGGTTTTGGCGCTCATGGTTACCAACCAAAAGACCAGGGCTTTGAGCCACTGGCGTGGGCTGACGCTGGGGGATCCACCTATTTTAACTGGAGAAAAGGATGGGACAACAAATCTAAAGCAGCATTTCCAAAAATGCCGCAAGAGGAATGGGAATTTGGAAATTCAGGTAAAGAAACAGGAGAGACCTACTTGACCAATGACCTCACGCAGCAGGCTTTAAGCTACATAGAAGAACGTTCAAAAATAAAAGATCAACCGTTCTTTTTATACTTTTCACATTTTGCAGTGCATTCACCATATCAAGGTATTGAAGCGGACATTCAATATTTTGAAAATAAAGCCACGAAAGGTTGGAATGGGCACAAAGACCCTGTGTATGCCGCCATGATAAAAAGTATGGATAATTCCGTGGGTGCTATTTTGAAGAAACTTAAGGATACCGGAATTGAAGATAACACCTTGGTTATTTTTATGTCGGATAACGGTGGTATTGATTCCAAGATTACGCCAAAAGGCGATGGCACAGACAACACCCCATTTTTAGGAGGAAAGGCCACATTAAACGAAGGTGGCATAAGAGTGCCTCTCGTTTTCCGTTGGAAAAGTACTATTAAAAGTGGGCAATGGGTGGATGTTCCCGTGGATTGTACTGATATTTACCCAAGCATTTTAGCTGCTGCCGGAATGGATTCAAAAGTGATGATCAGGACCCAAGATTTAGATGGTCAAAATTTGATGTTTTTACTTGAAGACACCAAAAACGAAAAAAAATCCTACACCAAAAAAGAGCATTACTGGCATTATCCTTTCAATGTCATTTACAACAGTCCGTATGATGGATATCCGCTCACACCACATTCTGCCATAAGGGATGGCGACTACAAACTCATTTTTGATTGGTACGGCCGTTTGTATCTTTATGATATTGAGAAAGATCCTTATGAAAAAACAAATCTTGTTGAAGACATACCAGCGCTGAAAAACGAAATGTTTGCTAAACTTATAACATGGTTAGAAAAAAATGTTGAGAAACGGTATTGGCCCACTCTAAACGAAAATTACAATCCACAAAAAGAAGTTAGGGAGATACCTTTTAAGAGTTTAATTCAATAA